A DNA window from Ostrea edulis chromosome 5, xbOstEdul1.1, whole genome shotgun sequence contains the following coding sequences:
- the LOC130054546 gene encoding uncharacterized protein LOC130054546 — protein MKLHLQTFVLFLCCIAITHGIRRKREWCRPVETDTQCHSGIFGNLCHMQDDMCCCPPIYPGKRETGHCAMVWDWNCPPHCRMVTDCQTRCHMAGQYCCWCTSSTSQLS, from the exons ATGAAGCTTCACTTGCAAacttttgtgttgtttttatgCTGTATTGCAATAACACACGGGATAAGACG AAAGAGAGAATGGTGTAGACCGGTGGAGACGGACACGCAGTGTCACAGTGGTATCTTTGGAAACTTGTGTCACATGCAAGATGACATGTGCTGTTGCCCGCCCATTTATCCAG GAAAAAGAGAGACAGGACACTGTGCCATGGTGTGGGATTGGAATTGCCCCCCTCACTGTAGAATGGTGACGGATTGTCAGACAAGATGCCACATGGCGGGACAGTACTGCTGCTGGTGCACCTCATCAACTTCACAGCTTAGTTAA
- the LOC125650995 gene encoding uncharacterized protein LOC125650995: protein MKILILFLVFGLLEAAVHVHQGILNLYHQKYSGDGTYYGSGTGGTCSYSPPSMPPVASHINKLVAVNAPQFYGSLSCGMCFRVHGTGQGSGNDPITGTFTAFAKDLCPECHAGSLDLAENGDGRWKIQIQAIQCPVGNSKIEYKFQGSNQYYLKLQIRNGRIPTTSVQMYQPKSHRWSSLKHTSDGFWIFGTDHIDKPVVTPFQVRLTAANGETLQDHIPRLANDAVIHGDGVQYKLDSNLPH from the exons ATGAAAATTCTTATTCTGTTTTTGGTCTTCGGTTTGTTAGAGGCAgcggtacatgtacatcaaggGATTCTTAATTTGTATCACCAAAAATACTCAGGGGAT GGTACCTACTACGGATCTGGGACGGGCGGAACCTGTAGCTACTCTCCACCCAGCATGCCCCCAGTGGCCAGTCACATAAACAAGCTCGTGGCCGTCAATGCTCCTCAATTCTACGGCTCGCTATCATGTGGAATGTGCTTTAGG GTTCACGGGACTGGACAAGGATCTGGGAATGACCCAATAACTGGAACCTTTACAGCCTTTGCCAAAGACCTTTGTCCAGAGTGTCATGCCG GGTCTCTGGACTTGGCCGAGAACGGAGATGGCCGATGGAAGATACAAATTCAAGCTATTCAATGCCCGGTAGGAAACAGCAAAATAGAGTACAAGTTTCAAGGCAGCAACCAATATTATCTAAAACTGCAAATACGAAATGGAAG GATCCCCACAACCTCTGTTCAGATGTATCAACCAAAGTCGCATAGATGGTCCTCATTGAAACACACTTCGGATGGATTCTGGATATTCGGAACTGACCATATTGACAAACCTGTGGTCACTCCCTTCCAAGTGCGCCTGACTGCTGCCAACGGAGAAACGTTGCAGGATCATATACCGCGATTAG CCAATGACGCCGTGATACACGGAGATGGTGTTCAGTACAAACTCGACTCTAATTTGCCTCATTAA
- the LOC125650994 gene encoding uncharacterized protein LOC125650994: protein MFIISVFTMHAAIFFLVFGIVQSFRHRDVLDLYRYKYQGNGMFFGASYGGTCSYDPPSMPVAARYIDRTIAINARQFYRGFACGVCFRVTESGKGNGGAPVDRTFTVLVKDFCPNCMPGVPAIKDDVDGRLGMEMQAIQCPVGNSSLEYKFQGSSPYYIKLQVRNARIPATRVDLYQPKWRQWTPLAHTSDGFWTFGTDPVERPVVAPFRIRLTAANGQRIVDTVPELVNGVVLQGNGKQFEFDPNLPR, encoded by the exons ATGTTTATTATTTCTGTTTTCACGATGCATGCAGCCATATTTTTCCTTGTGTTTGGTATAGTGCAGAGTTTTAGACATCGAGACGTCCTGGATCTctacagatataaataccaAGGAAAT GGCATGTTTTTTGGAGCGTCTTACGGAGGGACGTGCAGCTATGACCCTCCAAGTATGCCAGTTGCTGCTCGATATATTGACAGAACTATCGCCATCAATGCCCGTCAGTTTTATAGAGGATTTGCCTGTGGTGTCTGTTTTAGG GTTACCGAGTCGGGTAAAGGGAATGGTGGGGCACCTGTCGATAGGACATTCACTGTTCTTGTGAAAGATTTCTGTCCAAATTGTATGCCCG GCGTACCAGCAATAAAAGATGACGTAGATGGCAGGCTTGGGATGGAAATGCAAGCAATACAGTGCCCTGTTGGGAACTCGTCACTGGAGTATAAATTCCAGGGGAGTAGCCCGTACTACATCAAGCTTCAGGTTAGAAATGCAAG AATTCCTGCCACAAGAGTAGACTTGTATCAACCAAAGTGGCGGCAGTGGACCCCCCTTGCTCATACCTCTGATGGTTTTTGGACATTTGGAACGGATCCTGTCGAGAGACCTGTCGTGGCCCCTTTTCGCATTCGTTTGACTGCAGCTAACGGGCAAAGAATTGTTGATACTGTTCCTGAATTAG TGAATGGCGTTGTATTGCAAGGCAATGGAAAACAATTTGAATTCGATCCCAATTTACCCCGGTAG